From one Lolium rigidum isolate FL_2022 chromosome 4, APGP_CSIRO_Lrig_0.1, whole genome shotgun sequence genomic stretch:
- the LOC124706424 gene encoding transcription factor WRKY45-2-like, which translates to MAALFSPAACSLSKLMVQGRESAAALEALLRGASPQEHGEVQELAAEILRCCDRALAALHHGEVADDGAGGRKRKSGAAARTRSSKRTRADGGEAAAMRVEKKWTSEDGFIWRKYGQKEILNSKHPRLYFRCTYKDDSGCKATRQVQMSEDDPSLYVITYFGHHTCCTDVAAAAASEVNDLGEKHQFVINFGSAPASSGSSPWLSSPSSSSDVQNETSRSSQGVCSLEEGGEEELRVMETKVEPASSDLQTVAEPSSSADGSSSSPVWDPLAACSDWDFFGESSFDFISEFINSDDLALYQSCGARVD; encoded by the coding sequence ATGGCAGCGCTCTTCAGTCCAGCTGCTTGCTCGCTTTCCAAGCTGATGGTGCAGGGCCGGGAGTCCGCGGCCGCCCTCGAGGCTCTTCTCCGAGGTGCGTCTCCCCAGGAGCACGGGGAGGTCCAGGAGCTCGCCGCGGAGATCCTCCGCTGCTGCGACCGCGCCCTCGCCGCGCTCCACCACGGTGAAGTGGCCGACGACGGTGCCGGCGGCAGGAAGCGCAAGTCCGGCGCAGCCGCGCGGACGAGGTCGAGCAAAAGGACGCGCGCGGacggcggagaggcggcggcgatgaGGGTCGAGAAGAAGTGGACGTCGGAGGACGGGTTCATCTGGAGGAAGTACGGGCAGAAGGAGATCCTCAACAGCAAGCACCCGAGGCTCTACTTCAGGTGCACCTACAAGGACGACAGCGGCTGCAAGGCGACGAGGCAGGTCCAGATGTCGGAGGACGACCCTTCCCTCTACGTCATCACCTACTTCGGCCACCACACCTGCtgcacggacgtcgccgccgccgcagcctccgAGGTCAATGACCTTGGGGAGAAGCATCAGTTCGTCATCAACTTCGGCTCTGCTCCCGCAAGCAGCGGCTCTTCGCCGTGGCTTtcctcgccgtcctcctcctccgatgtCCAGAATGAGACCTCACGCTCGTCGCAAGGCGTGTGCTCGCTGGAGGAAGGAGGGGAGGAGGAACTCCGGGTGATGGAGACCAAGGTCGAGCCAGCGTCGTCAGACTTACAGACGGTGGCGGAGCCTAGCTCGTCGGCCGACGGTTCTAGCTCCTCCCCTGTTTGGGACCCCCTGGCCGCTTGCTCGGACTGGGATTTCTTCGGCGAGAGCTCCTTCGATTTCATTAGCGAGTTCATCAACTCCGACGACCTTGCTCTGTACCAATCGTGCGGTGCGCGCGTGGATTAA